The nucleotide window TGGGCCTTGTTGAATTCCAGCATTAATAAGTTCAAAACCTGCTGCTGCTGATTTTTGTTTCCTGTTATTTTATACATAACCCATTTATGTCCTGCTTGCTTCATTGAATTTAAATTCTTACTATGATAACATTAAACTATGTTGCTTTGTGCAGGGTTGGATTCAGAAATTAttgtccttttttattttttggagaaTTTGTTGCCGGGCAAAGTGAGCAAAAATAGCTGGGGGTTTGGGTGCCTGCGCAGCCCCCAGCTGCTGGATTTTCTTGATGCTCTGAAATGCATTTTAGGCCTTTTTAAGCTGTTTCTTTTCACGTATTATGAAAGGAATATATTACTGACATCCACGCCATATAGTAAGGATGTTGCTCTAGTCTGATtaattgattggagttttacattgCAATAATTACTTGAAACCATGGGAATACCTTTATACTATTTAATTATGCAAGTCAAAATAATCCATAGACTACAAATAGGTTAATGGGTTTCTTGCCCTTTTAAAGGCTTTGGTGGTGAATTGCTCGAGCCTTTACAGTTTATTGTTTGCAAATAAATCAGAgaccataaaaaaattaatagcCATtgatttgtgttgtgttttatcaTTCCTAGGTCCCATAGGCCTtcaataaaaagacaaaataaattaaacacaatctTTGGAGTTGATATACTGAGTCTTCTGaattaaattgtttttataCTACGTAAATGTTGTTAGCAGTAATTGTTATCTAAAAATCGCAAGCACAAATCAACTTGCCATCACAATGGGAGTAACTCTTCACCAACTTACACGATTTTGTTACGGTAAAGTTCATGCACTGTAACGCATTAAAGGCTGCTAAAAAAGAGATTACAAACGCCAGTTGACTTTATGACAAATACCACATGGTATTTTTGGTAGAAAAGCTAATTTTTGGCAAGGATTTGGTTGTAATAGCTGGTTCCACATAACGTGAAACATTTGCACTCAACAGAAGCATGTACGCACAAGACGTGTTACCATGCAATACACCGGGTACTGCGCATGTGTAAACAAACACGACATCTGTTCCTAATTTCATGTAAACACGGCTGCTATATGAAACACACAAAGACGTGgaagttttatgtttttgcTTCTCTCTTCATCCTGCTGTTAGCGACTATGGTAGCCAAAGATTCAGAGCACTATTAAAGTACAGACTTAATAaaaaagatttgattttttgacaaattcagttgaatttttttctatttttagatTGTTTAGAAGAGTACGtttgacaaagacaacaagagcAGGTATACCAGACTTTTCTCCTTTGTTTCAGATGCAGCAAAGGTCCTCTGTTCAGAATCATCTATCAAACATCTACAGGTATGACGTTTATGAGGTTTGTAAAATGGTGCAATAAATGTTGATCCAAAGAAAACGCATTGCTTTGAGCACACGGGAACAAGCCATGTATGGTGGATCTCAGTTTGACTGTTCaggtgtgatattttttttgtgtagaGAAAACTTATTTGAAAATTCATGGTTTGGGTGTTGTGAAGTATTGTGTGATCTATTTTGTTATGTTACTCAAGTATTACATTAGTAGTTTAGCTAATATGTGACTGCCCTGAAGTTATTAGTGGAGCGAACATTGTACTGGAATTTAAACATAATTTCTTTATGCAGAAGGAAGATTCTGAGATTGTCAAGACAGAAGAGGAAGGTATTAAACTTCGCTTTATTTTGCACCTCTGTGTCTGGTGGTTTAAGTCTTCTCCAATATTTCCTTACTTATGAAAAAGATCTCTGGATTGTTTAGGTGTATACAGTAGTTGCTTTTAGTACACAAAGATTTGGTTGGTATCTTcttgcatgttcatgtatgttatCAGTTGTACTGGATGCATTAGGTCTTTTTTACCCTTAAACCTGACCACAGtgataaaaaagtaaaatattcttcattgtAAGAAAAAGAATGGATCATCTAAATAATATTTACTTTTAAACTTGAGCTCAGCGAATAAATcatatttgttgatttcattTGTATAATTCTATGTGTCATTTTATAGAACTCAAGGAATTTTGTTCTAAAATTTCCAGAAAATGTGGAAGacatgaagaaagaaaatgtcGCTGAGAAGGTAAAGTTTTAAGTTCCATCTAAGCATCTAAGTTGcttgtctttatttttattgCAAATTATGGGAACAAAGTGGGTTCATCGTTATGTTTATGTCACGTATGGTAAAGTCACTGTTTCCTCCTCCCATGAAACTTCTTACGTCCTGTGAATGTATTGTTATTGAGTACCCAAGATCATATTAATAAGATACATAAGGCATAAactgtatatacttgtatggcTCAATCGAACGAAAAATGTTTGCTTGTGCCAAACCTAAAAACAACAGTAAAAACCTTTTAACTTTGTTTCAAGTGCCTGACTGCAGATGGCCCCATTTCAGTACATCAAAACCTTCTACTTTGTGAAATGTTGTGGTTATTTTGTCTTCAGGACGGAAATATAATTTCATCTGTGGTGTTGTCTGATCAACAGACAGAGAACGACAAAAAACTACCCAATGCCATCATTGAAAACAACCAACCAATGAACAGTGAAGATCAGGAAGTTAAAGGGTGATCGATGAAGTAAATGTGAAACAGGAAAGTGACTCGATGACCAGTGAGATTACAGATGCCTCAGGGATTTTAACCAATGAGATGATAAAGGaggaaaaacatttacatgaagaaagTGTGAAAGAAGAGgagaaaatcaaagaaaagCAAACAGAAGTAAGTTTGCTTGTGCTTTCTGAAGAGAGAAAATACAccatttaaaaatgtattcattGGGGGTAACCTGACTGACTCTCCAAAGAAATGGCCCTACTCTTAATATTTTTTGGAGCTTTcagttgaaaatttttttatctgatttctgCAAAATCCCTATCTCTTTCACTCGCCATCGTTGAGTTATGATCATACTAACAACACGCTCAAGCAATGGGAGACTTGAGGCCGAGCTATAGAGATGAGCCAAAGGACAGTAGAATGCGTCATTTTCTTTTGTGACGTGGCagtgtgtgtgtacttcatatatgttttatgagcacaagTACACAGATAATTGTGACGCagtaaaggaaaaaacaaatgagttcacagctttaaACCATTTTGATACaggcaggaaggagttttatgagttcccCATTATGTTTTGCTGGTCATGATACAGTAGCTCTTGCTGATCCAGGAATGAATCTGAGTAAACTTATGTATAACCATAAATGCTTATTGTTGGGTGGAGTCTTCTAGCATTTCCTCATTTAGCTCTTGGTATCTCAGTAATGTGAGTTGGGCAtcatgcctgtttttttttttgtgttttttttgacaATGGTATGGCAAATCAGTTATGCAGCAATATTAATAGATCGGCCTTGCGCCCGGTCAGCTACATGGAGACACTAGCCGTAGGATTGTAACCAGAAAACAATTCTGAACACGTCAGCAAGCAAAGTGCTTATGGAGGTGTGATTTGTCCTGTTTAccagctgatgtgagagatGTGTGATTTGTCCTGCTTACCAACTGATGTGGGAGATGTGTGAATATTGATGTTGTGATTTGTCCTACTTACCAACTGATGTGGGAGATGCGTGAATGTTGATGATGTGATTTGTCCTGTTTACCAGCTGATGTGGGAGATGTGTGAATGTTGATGATGTGATTTGTCCTGCTTACCAACTGATGTGGGAGATGTGTGAATGTTGAGGTTATGATATGTCCTGTTTACCAGCTGATGTGGGAGATGTGTGAATGTTGAGGTTATGATATGTCCTGTTTACCATCTGATGTGGGAGATGTGTAAATGTTGAGGTTATGATATGTCCTGTTTACCAGCTGATGTGGGAGATGTGTGAATGTTGATGATGTGATTTGTCCTTTTTATCAGCTGATGTGGGAAATGTGTGAATGTTGATGATGTGATTTGCCCTGTTTACCAGCTGATGTGAGAGGTGTGTGATTTGTCCTGTTTACCAGCTGATGTGAGAGGTGTGTGATTTGTTCTGTTGACCAGCTGATGTGGGAGATGTGTGCATGTTGATGATGTGATTTGTCCTGTTTACCAGCTGATGTGGGAGATGTGTGAATGCTGATGATGTGATTTGTCCTGCTTACCAGTTGATGTGGgaaatgtgtgaaatgttgaTGATGTGATTTGTCCTCTTTATCAGATGATGTGAGAGATGTGTTAATGTGGATGTAATTTTTCATAccagctgatgtgagagatGTGTGAA belongs to Liolophura sinensis isolate JHLJ2023 chromosome 9, CUHK_Ljap_v2, whole genome shotgun sequence and includes:
- the LOC135475277 gene encoding uncharacterized protein LOC135475277, which codes for MKRRSTRSFSPAQALETAEEPVETAHSQRDCKLKTNNPKPASKRGRPRKAPFEVKTEDVQNTDAAKVLCSESSIKHLQKEDSEIVKTEEEENVEDMKKENVAEKDGNIISSVVLSDQQTENDKKLPNAIIENNQPMNSEDQEVKG